The Thermoplasmata archaeon genome contains a region encoding:
- a CDS encoding HisA/HisF-related TIM barrel protein has translation MAARRRWGPEGIAACARCGSRRVHPKLLVMGPIPGIDSDAYSYICEDCKYEAMPVIFDTEAQRAQFQKEIRERGHAAADKPLKTAPSVPILPIYTEPLVDVPLLDQLPVRSAAVVGVRWDGQRLVPNGYRVSFPEYWNVIGGSRYNASLVFMLDLTGIERSNPNFDVMRHLVKRCDVWLDLGVRDSDDIMDGYMLDVERVVVSTKTLPSLDAFTEAYALSPAVLPCLDWDGKVLWADPREVRTDVREVLRALRAVGYSAVCVMDLRRLGTEAGPDADLLRALEGSDLAVHVGGGVQETDVPALQEKGFAGGLVDPFTPVIRNLLLPPKDEGPAPASTPEAVARPAPSPRAVPDAG, from the coding sequence GATCCCCGGGATCGACAGCGACGCGTACTCGTACATCTGCGAGGACTGCAAGTACGAGGCCATGCCCGTGATCTTCGACACGGAAGCCCAGCGGGCCCAGTTCCAGAAGGAGATCCGGGAACGGGGCCACGCCGCTGCGGACAAGCCCCTGAAGACCGCGCCGAGCGTCCCCATCCTCCCCATCTACACGGAACCCCTTGTGGACGTGCCCCTCCTGGACCAGCTCCCGGTCCGCTCCGCCGCGGTCGTCGGCGTACGTTGGGACGGGCAGCGGCTCGTGCCCAACGGCTACCGCGTGTCCTTCCCGGAGTACTGGAATGTGATCGGCGGCTCGCGGTACAACGCCTCCCTCGTGTTCATGCTCGACCTCACGGGGATCGAGCGGTCCAACCCGAACTTCGACGTGATGCGGCACCTGGTCAAGCGGTGCGACGTGTGGCTGGACCTCGGCGTCCGCGACTCGGACGACATCATGGACGGCTACATGCTCGATGTGGAGCGCGTGGTCGTGAGCACCAAGACGCTGCCCTCCCTGGACGCGTTCACGGAGGCGTACGCGCTCTCGCCCGCGGTCCTGCCCTGCCTGGACTGGGACGGGAAGGTCCTGTGGGCGGACCCGCGGGAAGTGCGCACGGACGTGCGGGAGGTCCTGCGCGCGCTCCGGGCCGTCGGCTATTCCGCCGTGTGCGTGATGGACCTGCGGCGGCTCGGCACGGAGGCAGGCCCGGACGCCGACCTCTTGCGCGCCCTCGAAGGCTCCGACCTCGCCGTGCACGTGGGCGGAGGCGTCCAGGAAACCGACGTCCCCGCGCTCCAGGAGAAGGGCTTCGCGGGCGGCCTCGTGGATCCGTTCACGCCCGTAATTCGGAACCTGCTCCTGCCGCCCAAGGACGAGGGCCCTGCGCCCGCATCCACACCGGAGGCGGTCGCGCGGCCCGCTCCCTCGCCGCGCGCCGTGCCGGACGCGGGCTGA